In Quercus lobata isolate SW786 chromosome 12, ValleyOak3.0 Primary Assembly, whole genome shotgun sequence, a genomic segment contains:
- the LOC115972092 gene encoding transcription factor bHLH93-like: MDMELNENVFLEELLALRRDTFETTPTEMNELFNSGWSFDCFDQNPSAIAFPNSCYEQNLDSTSYTFNEVYCPYGNEFSAPQLTDSSLTTLDTPPFPVQEDYPLSMMEEELGILGDGIHNLEVQASCKVEPIQSPEVPVFNMDTCLQGKNRAKKIQGQPSKNLMAERRRRKRLNDRLSMLRSIVPKISKMDRTSILGDTIDYMKELLDKINHLQQEIEVNSNVMGIFKDVKPNEVVVRNSPKFDVERRNVDTRVEICCAGKPGLLLSTVNTLEALGLEIQQCVISCFNDFAMQASCSEELEQRTLLGSEDIKQALFRNAGYGGRCL, encoded by the exons ATGGATATGGAACTCAATGAGAATGTCTTCTTAGAGGAATTACTAGCTCTGAGAAGAGACACTTTTGAAACAACCCCAACAGAAATGAATGAACTATTCAATAGTGGCTGGAGTTTCGATTGCTTTGATCAAAACCCATCAGCCATTGCGTTTCCAAACTCTTGCTATGAACAGAACTTGGATAGTACCTCCTACACTTTCAATGAAGTGTATTGCCCATATGGCAATGAATTCTCAGCTCCACAGCTCACTGATTCTTCACTCACCACACTTGATACACCACCTTTCCCTGTTCAAGAAGACTATCCATTGTCCATGATGGAAGAAGAACTGGGCATTCTCGGGGATGGGATTCACAACTTGGAGGTGCAAGCTTCTTGCAAAGTAGAGCCAATTCAGTCTCCAGAAGTCCCAGTTTTCAACATGGATACGTGCCTACAGGGAAAGAATCGAGCTAAGAAGATACAGGGCCAGCCATCAAAGAATCTAATGGCtgagagaaggagaagaaagagattAAATGATCGCCTTTCAATGCTAAGATCCATTGTTCCCAAGATAAGCAAG ATGGACAGGACATCTATACTTGGAGACACTATAGATTACATGAAAGAACTCCTAGACAAAATCAACCACTTGCAACAAGAAATTGAAGTGAATTCAAACGTGATGGGCATTTTCAAGGATGTAAAACCAAATGAGGTTGTGGTTAGAAATTCACCAAAG TTTGATGTGGAGAGGAGGAATGTGGATACAAGGGTTGAGATTTGTTGTGCAGGGAAGCCAGGGTTGTTGCTATCAACTGTGAATACCCTAGAAGCATTAGGCCTTGAGATTCAACAATGTGTCATTAGTTGCTTCAATGACTTTGCAATGCAAGCTTCTTGCTCAGAG GAATTGGAGCAGAGAACACTACTAGGTTCTGAAGACATAAAGCAAGCATTGTTTAGAAATGCAGGATATGGAGGACGATGTCTTTGA